From Salmo salar chromosome ssa04, Ssal_v3.1, whole genome shotgun sequence, one genomic window encodes:
- the LOC106602853 gene encoding F-box only protein 40 isoform X2 has protein sequence MCKEGEHALLCPNEKVPCLNAAFGCPIIMPRSWQAGHLQVCPASVVCCSMEWIRWPADEAYANTHLDVHAPTHTLHENLLKEQKAGEQLDLAMALDDQRHLYARMKMKTLYPEMIEKVEGEEEEKKEDKKKEKTEDWATVHLRNGASTLCTGADDGWSEDRPYHILSGVPETAVTDLSDFSLEKEEGDVGVEEPGGDISSDRYNRYERMFNMDKGGCNVDSKNSRGRAGKEWNHWMELEQQSCREKKERRDAEGLMGALQAPEAPGGPRGTEANRNATGITGMAPWQDGVLQRMAKEVTPQEFNMYLVHHGRMLLTFGQMDACTPREKDFVYGNIEPIPVQSLYSFKVPVSYREKQRSVHYYDASARAESTWACVDTSDLGALKESWWTDEADSTLLGYAEREVMGHQISEERGQDGLYVDMGMQTHSFKTAPFRRDTTLADLTRDRPLKLSLQLHADSTSSRHNKASSAFTFLCGHSFQRREFPKHFRNVHTDIQTCASGWFEQRCPLAYLGCTYSQRRLEPFKQPATVTYNQELSIFNLRPTIPASQGEGPEPLKPSKSQSAPEPVPTPRRRRLRGEGDCDSLSALPSEVLCHMASFLDSLSLSQLALVSRLMREVCSSLLQDRGMVSLLWEKKTYKSGVAKWKAKTVWEFSHLFSTVDLWRFIDNVPSMSEHLKVCPYYQTWVPPQPVALPSMSHLQGGTQEQDNQQRQSLVAQFMGNR, from the exons CTGGCAGGCGGGCCACCTGCAGGTCTGTCCCGCCAGTGTGGTGTGCTGCTCAATGGAGTGGATCCGCTGGCCAGCCGATGAAGCCTACGCAAACACACACCTCGACGtccacgcacccacacacaccctgcatgAGAACCTGCTGAAGGAGCAGAAGGCAGGAGAACAGTTGGACCTGGCCATGGCCCTGGATGATCAGAGACACCTGTACGCCCGTATGAAGATGAAGACTCTCTACCCAGAGATGATAgagaaggtggagggagaggaagaggagaagaaagaagaTAAGAAAAAGGAGAAGACAGAAGACTGGGCCACAGTGCATCTAAGAAATGGGGCCTCCACCCTCTGTACGGGTGCTGATGATGGGTGGAGTGAAGATAGGCCATATCATATCCTATCTG GCGTTCCAGAAACAGCAGTGACAGACCTTTCAGACTTTTctttggagaaggaggagggagatgtgggTGTGGAGGAACCAGGGGGAGACATCAGCTCTGACAGATACAACAGGTATGAGAGGATGTTCAATATGGATAAAGGAGGCTGTAATGTGGACAGCAAAAACAGCCGGGGCAGAGCAGGGAAGGAGTGGAACCATTGGATGGAGTTGGAGCAGCAGTCGtgcagagagaagaaggagagaagagatgcAGAAGGGTTGATGGGCGCTCTGCAAGCTCCAGAAGCTCCAGGGGGACCAAGGGGGACCGAGGCCAACCGTAATGCCACAGGGATTACAGGTATGGCCCCGTGGCAGGACGGGGTCCTGCAGCGCATGGCCAAGGAGGTCACCCCTCAGGAATTCAACATGTACCTGGTGCACCACGGACGCATGCTGCTCACCTTTGGCCAGATGGATGCCTGCACACCACGGGAAAAAGACTTTGTCTATGGAAACATAGAGCCCATCCCTGTTCAGTCACTGTACTCCTTCAAG GTTCCTGTCAGCTACCGTGAGAAGCAGCGTAGTGTCCACTACTATGACGCATCAGCCCGTGCTGAGAGTACCTGGGCCTGTGTGGATACGTCTGACCTGGGGGCATTAAAGGAGTCCTGGTGGACGGACGAGGCTGACAGCACACTACTGGGATacgcagagagagaggtcatgggGCATCAG ATCAGTGAGGAGCGTGGACAGGACGGGCTTTATGTGGACATGGGGATGCAGACCCACTCCTTCAAGACGGCACCGTTCAGACGAGACACGACGTTAGCAGACCTGACAAGGGACAGGCCTCTGAAGCTCAGCCTCCAGCTGCATGCGGACAGCACCTCCAGCCGACACAACAAGGCTAGCTCCGCCTTCACCTTCCTCTGTGGACACTCCTTCCAACGAAGGGAATTCCCCAAACACTTCAG GAACGTGCACACAGACATTCAGACATGTGCTAGTGGCTGGTTTGAGCAGAGGTGTCCCCTGGCCTACCTGGGCTGCACCTACAGCCAGAGAAGGTTAGAGCCTTTCAAACAACCTGCCACGGTCACCTACAA CCAGGAACTGAGCATCTTCAACCTCCGACCCACCATCCCAGCTTCTCAAGGGGAGGGACCAGAGCCCCTTAAACCCTCCAAGTCACAGTCTGCTCCAGAACCTGTCCCAACCCCCAGGAGGAGGCGGTTGAGGGGAGAAGGGGACTGCGATTCTCTGAGTGCTTTGCCATCCGAGGTGCTGTGCCACATGGCCAGCTTCCTGGacagcctgtccctgtcccaaCTAGCCCTTGTGTCCCGCCTCATGAGAGAGGTGTGTTCCTCTCTGCTGCAGGACAGGGGGATGGTGTCCCTCCTCTGGGAAAAGAAGACCTACAAGTCTGGTGTGGCCAAATGGAAGGCCAAAACG GTGTGGGAGTTCAGTCATCTGTTCTCTACAGTAGATTTGTGGCGTTTTATAGACAACGTGCCGTCCATGTCGGAGCACTTGAAGGTTTGTCCCTACTACCAGACCTGGGTACCACCCCAGCCGGTGGCCCTGCCCAGCATGAGTCACCTACAGGGGGGAACACAGGAGCAGGACAACCAGCAGAGACAGAGCCTGGTTGCTCAGTTCATGGGCAACAGATAG